One Cucurbita pepo subsp. pepo cultivar mu-cu-16 chromosome LG09, ASM280686v2, whole genome shotgun sequence DNA window includes the following coding sequences:
- the LOC111802585 gene encoding protein DEHYDRATION-INDUCED 19 homolog 5-like has protein sequence MEFNFWASRVHQAAMLHSGNHIILDDSDGEDDSGAYFSCPYCYVDIEFPVLCSHLQEQHCFDFRNAVCPLCAASLGKDALGHFIAHHSSSIKRRRRPERSVSSAFNSKKLTRKSRGSKNGSAPDPLLPFICRIPFSDTESIDRDNRSVNDASVATGVESNRSQLLERNKNSEELNQRAAFVQQLITSTIF, from the exons ATGGAGTTCAATTTTTGGGCCTCAAGGGTTCATCAAGCCGCCATGCTTCATTCTG GTAACCATATAATTCTGGATGATTCGGATGGAGAAGATGATTCAGGAGCTTACTTTTCATGCCCTTACTGTTATGTTGATATCGAATTTCCAGTACTCTGCAGCCATTTGCAAGAACAGCACTGCTTTGACTTCAGAAATGCA GTTTGTCCCCTATGTGCAGCCAGTCTGGGGAAAGATGCACTTGGCCATTTTATAGCTCATCATTCAAGCTCCATAAAG agaaggagaagacCAGAGAGATCTGTCTCTTCTGCATTTAATTCCAAGAAGCTGACAAGAAAGAGCAGGGGGAGTAAAAATGGATCTGCACCTGATCCGCTTCTACCGTTTATCTGCAGAATTCCTTTCTCAGACACTGAATCCATCGATCGAGACAACCGTTCTGTGAACGATGCCTCGGTCGCCACTGGTGTCGAAAG TAATAGGTCACAGTTGCtggaaagaaacaagaacagtGAAGAGTTGAATCAGAGAGCAGCTTTTGTACAACAATTGATCACATCAACCATTTTCTAG
- the LOC111802463 gene encoding probable serine/threonine-protein kinase WNK3 gives MSQDLSLDQDPDESDPEFVEIDPTGRYGRYKEILGKGAFKKVYRAFDELEGIEVAWNQVKVTDLLRNSEDLERLYSEVHLLKTLKHKNIIKFYNSWVDTKNENINFITEIFTSGTLRQYRKKHKHVDLRALKKWSRQILEGLLYLHSHDPPVIHRDLKCDNIFVNGNQGEVKIGDLGLAAILQQARSAHSVIGTPEFMAPELYEEEYNELVDIYAFGMCLLELVTFEYPYIECANAAQIYKKVTSGIKPASLAKVTDGGVRAFIEKCIANVSDRLPAKDLLRDPFLLADEDHESISRHLHPKIHHKEKREQIDTDTSVDDTPATSVDFSMHGQRKDVNKIFLKLRIADSMGNFRNIHFPFDIEADTSISVASEMVEELDLSDQDVSTISEMIETEIRSYIPDWTSVEYAVDNVGAEVVISDSSPSDSRTAASPISIESGNLALEVLPSGRKYWSDSPKGVGGCSPVKPGPSNLSFASEQNVESSSSHMHEDNIDHAAIIMGLENELLSEDAANDGQDESILTTDIHASSEAHPSDYDESIGIEIMTEKLENLLTQQKEELDELKTKQKLAISELLAELTPETHQKVLKICKLKHSDM, from the exons ATGTCTCAGGATTTGTCTTTGGATCAAGACCCAGATGAATCTGATCCTGAGTTCGTGGAGATTGATCCTACAGGTCGATATGGACGG TATAAGGAAATTTTAGGGAAAGGGGCATTCAAGAAAGT ATATCGGGCTTTTGATGAATTGGAGGGAATTGAAGTAGCTTGGAATCAGGTTAAAGTAACAGATCTATTACGGAATTCTGAAGATTTGGAGCGACTTTATTCAGAAGTTCATTTGCTCAAGACATTGAAGCACAAGaacataatcaaattttaCAATTCATGGGTTGACACGAAGAATGAAAACATCAACTTCATTACTGAGATATTCACTTCAGGGACACTTCGACA ATATAGAAAGAAACACAAGCATGTTGATTTGAGAGCACTGAAAAAGTGGTCTAGGCAGATATTAGAGGGCCTTTTGTATCTTCATAGTCATGACCCTCCGGTTATACATAGAGATTTGAAATGTGACAATATCTTTGTCAACGGCAACCAAGGTGAGGTGAAAATTGGTGACTTAGGACTTGCTGCCATTCTTCAACAAGCTCGTTCGGCTCACAGTGTCATTG GGACGCCAGAGTTTATGGCCCCAGAGTTGTATGAGGAGGAATACAATGAACTTGTGGATATTTATGCTTTTGGGATGTGTTTGCTTGAGCTTGTAACCTTTGAATATCCGTATATTGAATGTGCAAATGCTGCTCAAATCTATAAGAAGGTCACATCA GGGATAAAGCCAGCTTCATTGGCAAAGGTCACCGATGGGGGAGTTAGAGcatttatagaaaaatgtaTTGCAAATGTCTCTGATCGCTTGCCTGCAAAAGATCTTTTAAGAGATCCATTTCTTCTAGCAGATGAAGATCATGAAAGTATATCACGTCATCTACATCCCAAAATACACCATAAAG agaaaagagaacaaattGATACTGATACAAGCGTAGATGATACTCCTGCTACTAGCGTAGACTTCAGCATGCATGGTCAAAGAAAAGATGTTAACAAGATATTTCTCAAACTAAGAATTGCAGACTCCATGG gTAATTTTCGCAATATCCATTTCCCATTTGATATTGAAGCCGACACATCAATTTCTGTTGCTAGTGAAATGGTTGAGGAGTTGGATCTTTCAGATCAAGATGTCTCTACGATTTCTGAAATGATCGAAACCGAGATTCGGTCGTATATTCCAGATTGGACATCAGTTGAGTATGCTGTAGATAATGTAGGAGCAGAAGTTGTCATTTCTGATAGCTCTCCATCTGATTCAAGAACTGCTGCCTCTCCCATATCTATAGAATCTGGTAACCTTGCATTAGAGGTCCTGCCTTCAGGTCGCAAGTATTGGTCCGACTCGCCGAAGGGAGTGGGCGGGTGCTCTCCCGTTAAGCCAGGTCCTTCAAACTTGTCTTTTGCCTCAGAACAGAATGTTGAATCCTCTAGTAGCCACATGCATGAGGATAACATAGATCATGCAGCCATAATCATGGGACTAGAAAATGAGCTTTTGTCTGAAGATGCTGCTAATGATGGGCAGGATGAGAGTATATTAACTACAGATATTCATGCTAGCTCTGAGGCACATCCCTCAGATTATGATGAATCAATTGGCATCGAGATAATGACCGAAAAACTCGAAAATTTGTTGACACagcaaaaagaagaattagatgAACTGAAAACCAAACAGAAATTAGCCATTTCAGAGCTTCTGGCTGAACTTACACCTGAGACCCATCAGAAAGTTTTGAAGATATGTAAGCTTAAGCATTCTGATATGTAA
- the LOC111802582 gene encoding high-affinity nitrate transporter 3.1-like: MAAHGFPLTALFLLCFLGFSHGHIHLSSIPRDLEVTASPKSGQVLKAGVDKISVSWVLNGAAKVGSDLAYKSVKVKLCYAPVSQVDRAWRKTEDDLAKDKTCQFQIVEKPYNPSNKTVQKAEWTVERDTPTATFFVRAYAFNSAGDEVAYGQTTDEKKGTNLFQIEAISGRHVSLDIASGCFSAFSVLSLTGFFIAGKRQAKKAAAAEGH; encoded by the exons ATGGCTGCTCATGGGTTTCCTCTGACTGCTCTGTTTCTGCTCTGTTTCTTGGGGTTCTCTCATGGACAtatccatctttcttctatCCCAAGAGATTTGGAGGTCACTGCTTCTCCAAAATCTGGACAAG tTCTCAAAGCGGGTGTTGATAAAATCAGTGTGTCATGGGTTCTTAATGGAGCTGCAAAAGTTGGGTCGGATTTGGCTTACAAATCCGTGAAGGTGAAGCTCTGCTATGCGCCGGTGAGCCAAGTGGACCGTGCGTGGAGGAAAACAGAGGACGATCTTGCAAAGGACAAGACTTGTCAATTCCAAATCGTGGAGAAGCCATACAATCCGTCGAACAAGACGGTTCAAAAGGCTGAGTGGACGGTGGAGCGTGACACTCCGACGGCGACTTTCTTCGTGCGTGCTTACGCGTTCAATTCCGCCGGCGATGAAGTGGCGTACGGACAAACGACAGACGAAAAGAAAGGCACAAATTTGTTCCAAATCGAAGCTATCTCTGGCCGCCATGTCTCCCTCGATATTGCTTCTGGTTGTTTCAGTGCTTTCTCTGTGCTGTCTTTGACCGGATTCTTCATCGCCGGTAAGAGGCAGGCGAAgaaggcggcggcggcggaggggCACTAA
- the LOC111802561 gene encoding 54S ribosomal protein subunit img1, mitochondrial-like isoform X2 — protein sequence MQNFRKINQLVRRQSLDAHFKSIRGYPLNGDASCCCSASMSMEKSFTSLRPFGNPYESLNGSLFRSFSKLGNQYPEAFKDMGSQMEFLPSGKRVSSTCPAFQSPRKHLFQLAEIAAPFSSRGIATTSSMESAPQGSSGIDTDITPRIKFKRLDKTSKHIMQILDKEAVEEVKAKREIPDIKPGYIVQLKVEVPENKRRVSTLKGIVIARRNAGLNTTFRLRRLVAGVGIESLFPLYSPNIKEITVLEKKKVRRAKLYYLRDKMKSLKKH from the exons ATGCAAAATTTTCGCAAAATTAATCAATTGGTACGAAGGCAAAGTCTCGACGCTCATTTCAAGTCGATTAGAGGTTACCCTCTAAATGGGGATGCTAGCTGTTGCTGCTCGGCGTCAATGTCGATGGAAAAGAGTTTTACTAGCCTTCGTCCTTTTGGGAATCCATATGAGTCTTTGAATGGTTCCCTCTTCAGGTCTTTCTCGAAGTTGGGCAATCAATATCCGGAAGCCTTC AAAGATATGGGCTCTCAAATGGAATTTTTGCCTTCGGGAAAGCGTGTATCTTCAACTTGTCCAGCATTCCAAAGTCCAAGGAAACATTTATTTCAGTTGGCAGAAATTGCAGCTCCTTTTTCTAGCAGGGGCATTGCGACGACAAGTTCAATGGAATCAGCTCCACAAGGATCTTCGGGAATTGATACCGATATAACTCCTCGCATCAAATTTAAGAGGCTTGATAAAACCTCAAAACACATAATGCAG ATTTTAGACAAGGAAGCTGTTGAGGAGGTAAAAGCAAAGAGAGAAATTCCAGATATAAAGCCAGGCTATATTGTGCAGCTCAAAGTG GAAGTACCTGAGAACAAGCGACGTGTCTCAACGTTGAAGGGCATTGTAATTGCCAGACGGAACGCTGGTCTAAACACAACTTTTAGATTAAGGAGGCTAGTTGCTGGTGTTGGGATTGAGTCTCTCTTCCCTCT ATACTCACCAAACATAAAAGAGATTACGgtgttggagaagaagaaagtgcGGAGGGCCAAGCTTTACTATCTTAGGGACAAAATGAAATCGCTTAAGAAGCATTAG
- the LOC111802467 gene encoding uncharacterized protein LOC111802467, with translation MESRISRENTREMAKLGHIIVQKRLANSRPKSQQQAPDLTDFMNDMFFGSVNKEKKAYNLTGDEDEEEEEESFDRSNRSRNSLLTEEWLDEARRLVASSPSRPNSPARFVGSPRFAAANGRSSALINDRRDPLSRSARRHRAVDNFSGEILSKVVRHSRNKSESFSVSSAAVEEPINPSSAVQKWISNVLKPSNPPISDPPPTTRKSRFHTDLPPSRLPIPPPDVLLSPPKTLTNPPPRRTVSSPACSIQSIRPKSNLNGFSRDDSEDLEFGLNGFLKEQRSKIQQISDGQLDVEVKIILSGPSNSTSSMVAAVCYAWLLENKMRQSNAESGRECLVVPVMNMQRGNMWNQRQVAWLFYHLGLDASSILFTDEVDLESLMVAGRTSVLIVGQDVLKMSDGVGSQCTILTDNYCEDAYHLLQTPLLKNLLLAGILLDTKNLDGSAQSSMTRDAEAVQLLSVGSAPNCRNGLYDQLMRVQKERPFLDALQQSYGKPPDDGSNDGTGHVERIMERNRTSISPHDDTINQQKKPNDFGTAKICRASPKSAKPSLLPIQTPARETPNISRGKNKNFLAKWFGFGSK, from the exons ATGGAATCGAGAATTAGCAGAGAGAATACCAGAGAAATGGCGAAATTAGGGCACATAATCGTGCAAAAGAGACTCGCAAATTCTCGGCCCAAGTCTCAGCAGCAGGCGCCCGATTTGACTGATTTTATGAACGATATGTTCTTCGGAAGCGTAAATAAGGAGAAGAAGGCCTATAATTTGACCGGTgatgaagacgaagaagaagaagaggaatcgTTTGATCGGAGTAATAGAAGTAGAAATAGCCTATTGACGGAGGAGTGGCTGGATGAGGCGCGCCGGTTGGTGGCTTCTTCTCCTTCGCGGCCTAATTCGCCGGCTCGGTTCGTCGGATCGCCGAGGTTTGCGGCGGCCAACGGCAGATCGTCGGCTTTGATCAATGATCGGAGAGATCCACTCTCAAGGTCCGCTAGAAG GCACAGAGCTGTGGACAATTTCAGCGGTGAAATCCTCTCTAAAGTTGTTCGCCATAGCCGCAACAAATCAGAATCCTTCTCAgtctcctccgccgccgtgGAGGAGCCGATAAATCCCTCTTCCGCCGTTCAGAAATGGATATCCAACGTCCTCAAACCCTCCAATCCCCCAATCTCCGATCCTCCTCCCACTACTCGCAAATCTCGGTTCCATACCGATCTTCCCCCTTCTCGCCTCCCGATTCCTCCGCCGGATGTCCTTCTTTCTCCGCCCAAGACCCTAACGAATCCGCCGCCAAGAAGAACGGTCTCGTCGCCGGCTTGTTCGATTCAATCGATTAGACCTAAATCCAATCTAAATGGGTTCTCGAGGGACGATTCTGAAGATCTGGAGTTTGGCCTTAATGGGTTCCTTAAAGAGCAGCGTAGCAAAATTCAGCAAATCTCGGATGGGCAGCTTGATGTTGAAGTTAAAATCATTCTATCCGGACCTTCAAACA GCACTAGTTCAATGGTAGCGGCAGTGTGCTATGCTTGGCTACTGGAGAACAAAATGAGGCAGAGTAATGCAGAGAGCGGCCGAGAGTGTCTTGTGGTGCCTGTGATGAATATGCAGAGGGGAAATATGTGGAACCAACGGCAGGTTGCTTGGCTCTTTTATCACCTTGGACTTGATGCTTCCTCGATTCTTTTCACTGATGAG GTGGACTTAGAAAGTCTGATGGTGGCTGGTCGAACTAGCGTCCTCATCGTAGGGCAAGATGTCCTTAAGATGAGTGATGGG GTTGGATCTCAGTGCACCATTCTTACTGATAACTATTGTGAGGATGCCTATCATTTGCTTCAAACTCCTTTGTTGAAGAATCTCTTG CTCGCAGGAATTCTGTTGGACACAAAAAATCTTGATGGGTCAGCTCAATCATCGATGACGAGAGATGCCGAGGCTGTCCAGTTGCTATCGGTTGGCTCGGCACCAAATTGTAGGAACGGACTTTATGATCAGT TGATGCGAGTTCAAAAGGAGCGTCCATTTTTGGATGCCTTGCAACAAAGCTATGGAAAGCCTCCTGATGACG GTAGCAACGATGGCACGGGACATGTAGAGCGTATTATGGAGAGGAATCGAACATCCATCTCACCCCATGATGACACAATTAACCAACAAAAGAAACCTAATGATTTTGGAACTGCCAAAATTTGCAGGGCATCGCCGAAATCCG CTAAACCTAGTTTGTTACCTATTCAAACACCGGCTAGAGAAACACCCAACATATCTCGtggaaagaacaaaaacttcCTGGCAAAATGGTTCGGTTTTGGGTCGAAATGA
- the LOC111802561 gene encoding 54S ribosomal protein subunit img1, mitochondrial-like isoform X1, with translation MQNFRKINQLVRRQSLDAHFKSIRGYPLNGDASCCCSASMSMEKSFTSLRPFGNPYESLNGSLFRSFSKLGNQYPEAFQKDMGSQMEFLPSGKRVSSTCPAFQSPRKHLFQLAEIAAPFSSRGIATTSSMESAPQGSSGIDTDITPRIKFKRLDKTSKHIMQILDKEAVEEVKAKREIPDIKPGYIVQLKVEVPENKRRVSTLKGIVIARRNAGLNTTFRLRRLVAGVGIESLFPLYSPNIKEITVLEKKKVRRAKLYYLRDKMKSLKKH, from the exons ATGCAAAATTTTCGCAAAATTAATCAATTGGTACGAAGGCAAAGTCTCGACGCTCATTTCAAGTCGATTAGAGGTTACCCTCTAAATGGGGATGCTAGCTGTTGCTGCTCGGCGTCAATGTCGATGGAAAAGAGTTTTACTAGCCTTCGTCCTTTTGGGAATCCATATGAGTCTTTGAATGGTTCCCTCTTCAGGTCTTTCTCGAAGTTGGGCAATCAATATCCGGAAGCCTTC CAGAAAGATATGGGCTCTCAAATGGAATTTTTGCCTTCGGGAAAGCGTGTATCTTCAACTTGTCCAGCATTCCAAAGTCCAAGGAAACATTTATTTCAGTTGGCAGAAATTGCAGCTCCTTTTTCTAGCAGGGGCATTGCGACGACAAGTTCAATGGAATCAGCTCCACAAGGATCTTCGGGAATTGATACCGATATAACTCCTCGCATCAAATTTAAGAGGCTTGATAAAACCTCAAAACACATAATGCAG ATTTTAGACAAGGAAGCTGTTGAGGAGGTAAAAGCAAAGAGAGAAATTCCAGATATAAAGCCAGGCTATATTGTGCAGCTCAAAGTG GAAGTACCTGAGAACAAGCGACGTGTCTCAACGTTGAAGGGCATTGTAATTGCCAGACGGAACGCTGGTCTAAACACAACTTTTAGATTAAGGAGGCTAGTTGCTGGTGTTGGGATTGAGTCTCTCTTCCCTCT ATACTCACCAAACATAAAAGAGATTACGgtgttggagaagaagaaagtgcGGAGGGCCAAGCTTTACTATCTTAGGGACAAAATGAAATCGCTTAAGAAGCATTAG
- the LOC111802590 gene encoding manganese-dependent ADP-ribose/CDP-alcohol diphosphatase-like, which produces MASANGIGRIQGKQPLFSFGVIADVQYADIPDGRSFLGTPRYYRHSILVLKRAVQSWNNQQRLKFVLNFGDIVDGFCPKDQSLNSIKKVVSEFDNFNGQVYHMIGNHCLYNLPRKELVPLLKIPRLEGGHAYYDFSPTPDFRFVVLDGYDISAIGWPKGHPNSVEALKILSQKNPNADKNSPSGLTGLERRYLMFNGGVGKEQLKWLDSILQEATNLKQKVIVCCHLPLDPGATSFAALLWNYDEVMDLIHSYNCVKVCLAGHNHKGGYAIDSHGIHHRVLEAALECPPGTDAFGYIDVFSDGLYLTATDRMSSSKMLFDSACDCENGYITTSTL; this is translated from the coding sequence ATGGCCTCTGCAAATGGAATAGGACGTATTCAAGGAAAGCagccattattttcttttggtgttattGCCGACGTTCAGTATGCTGATATTCCCGATGGTCGATCATTCCTCGGTACTCCCCGTTATTATCGACATAGTATTCTCGTCCTGAAAAGGGCAGTTCAAAGCTGGAACAACCAACAAAGGCTTAAATTCGTCCTAAATTTTGGAGATATTGTTGATGGATTTTGCCCCAAGGACCAATCTCTCAACTCTATAAAGAAAGTAGTTAGTGAATTTGATAACTTTAATGGTCAGGTTTATCATATGATTGGAAACCACTGCCTCTACAATCTCCCACGTAAAGAATTGGTTCCATTGTTGAAGATTCCAAGACTTGAGGGAGGTCATGCTTATTACGACTTTTCGCCTACTCCAGATTTCAGATTCGTCGTACTCGATGGCTACGATATAAGCGCTATCGGTTGGCCTAAGGGTCATCCTAATTCAGTAGAAGCTCTCAAGATTCTATCCCAAAAGAACCCAAATGCAGACAAGAACAGCCCCTCAGGATTGACTGGTTTAGAAAGAAGATACCTTATGTTCAATGGAGGAGTTGGTAAAGAACAGTTGAAATGGTTAGATAGTATACTTCAGGAAGCCACAAATTTAAAGCAAAAAGTGATTGTTTGCTGTCATTTGCCTCTTGATCCTGGGGCGACATCTTTTGCAGCACTTTTATGGAACTACGACGAAGTAATGGACCTGATACACAGCTACAATTGTGTCAAAGTTTGCCTAGCTGGGCACAATCATAAGGGTGGATATGCCATTGATTCCCATGGAATACACCATAGAGTTCTTGAAGCTGCCCTCGAATGCCCCCCCGGCACCGATGCGTTCGGGTACATTGATGTGTTTAGTGATGGTCTATATCTTACTGCTACAGATCGGATGAGTAGCTCGAAAATGCTTTTCGATTCCGCTTGTGACTGTGAGAATGGCTACATTACAACTTCTACATTATAG